Part of the Paenibacillus sp. FSL R7-0273 genome is shown below.
GATCGGCGTCCCCAACTCAGGCGGTGTCTGGGCACCGTGTCTCAGCCATGACGGCGAGAAATTCTACCTGATCTATTCCAATGTTAAAAGCATGACGGGTGTGTACAAAGACACGCCTAATTACCTGGTGACCGCCGCCAGCATCGAGGGACCGTGGTCGGAGCCGGTCTATCTGAACAGCAGCGGGTTTGACCCGTCCCTGTTTCATGATGAAGACGGCCGCAAGTGGCTGCTTAACATGGTCTGGGATCACCGTAAAGGCAAGAACCGGTTCCATGGCATTCATCTACAGGAATACAGCGTAGCGGAGGAGAAGCTCGTTGGCACAGCCAAGCTGATCTTTACAGGAACAGAGCTTGGATGTACAGAGGGACCCCACGTGTACAAAAAGGGCGGTTATTACTATTTAATGCTGGCAGAAGGCGGTACCGGCTATAGTCATGCCGTTACGGTTGCCCGTTCAGCCAAGCTGGACGGCCCGTATGAAGTCGACCCTGTGAATCCCATCCTGACCTCCAAGGGCAAGCCGGAGCTGGCTCTGCAAAAAGCGGGGCACGGCAGTCTGATTGAGACACAGACAGGGGAGTGGTTTCTGGCCCATTTATGCGCCAGACCGCTGAACGAAGCCGGTGAATGCAGCCTGGGACGGGAGACGGCACTCCAGCGCTGCAGCTGGACGGAAGATGGATGGCTTAGAGTAGCAGACCCTGCCATGAGTCCGCAGACAGCGGTCCAGCCGCCGGATTTGCCGCCGCATGTGTTCGCGGCTGAAGAAGCCTGTGATCCTTTTGAGTCTGAGCGGCTGTCTGTTCACCTCAGCACGCTCCGCGATTATCCGGACGGGAGCTGGCTGTCGCTCACTGAACGCCCGGGCTGGCTGCGGCTGCAGGGGCGGGAGTCCCTGAATTCGCTGCACCGCCAGAGCCTTGCAGCCAGACGGCTGGAGTCCTTTCATGCCTCTTTTGAGACCTGCATGGAATTTCAGCCTGAGCACTTTCAGCAAATGGCCGGACTGGTTGCGTATTACAACACTGAAAGCAATTATTATCTGCATATGACTGCAGATGAGGAGAAGGGTACGGTTCTTCAGCTCAGCTCTACGGTGCAGGGGCGTTATGATGAATGTCTTCAGGAGCCGCTGGCTCTGAACGGAATCACACGGCTCGGACTGAAGGTTGTTTTTGACGGACCGGGGCTTCAATTCTATTATTCGCTTGACGGGGAGGAGTGGCAGAGCATAGGGCCCAAGCTGGATGCCGGCAGGCTGTCCGATGAAGCCGCGACCATAGGCGAGAACGGCTATTTCCGTTCCTGGGGCTTTACGGGAACCTTCGTAGGCCTGTGCGTCCAGGATCTGTCAGGCGGGCGCAGGCATGCTGATTTCGATTATTTCTCAGTACAGCAATAAACCGTAAAAATGCCCTAGTGACCCCCTTAAATCTCCCGGTTTAACAAATGTAAGCGTTACTATATCCTTTAGGTAAGCGGATTCGAAGAAATAGCTAACCAAGCGGATACGCATTAGATTTCCTAAGTATGAGGGGGATAACAGATGGTTTCACGCAAGCAATTATTTAACCTTACCCTGGCCGGAATGTTAAGCATCGGCATACTCTCAGCCTGCGGCTCGAACGGCAACAGCGGAAATGGTGCCCCGGGCGGTACTCCGGCGGACGGGGCAGCGGCTACTGCCGCTGCAGATACTCCGGCCACAGACGGAACAGACAGTGCAAAGACCGTTGATCTGAATGTCTGGTGGGTGAACAGCGGCTTTAAAGGCATTGATAAAGACAGCCCGCTGTATAAGGATTATGCAGAAAGATTAGGCGTGGGTGTGATCAGCCCCTATGTGGAATGGAACGGCGGTACCGAGTACCTCAACCAGCTGAACCTGAAAATTGCCGCAGGCGAAATTCCGAATCTGTTCCAGCCATGGAACGGGATTGAGAACGATCTGGCCAAGAACGGCGCCATTGCCGATCTGACCGAGCTGCTGCCGGAATACGCCCCGAATATGTGGAAGCTGGTTCCGGAGGATGTCTGGAATGTAATCAAAGCGAATGATCCTACCGGACAGGGGCATATTTACTGGATTCCCAGTGTGAATGCTTATGAGAAAACAACAGGACTGATCCGCAAGGACTGGCTGGATAATCTGGGCCTGCAGATGCCAACGACACAGGAAGAATACGTAAAGGTACTGAAAGCGTTTAGGGATCAGGACCCGAACGGCAACGGCAAAGCGGACGAGGTTCCGACCGGCGGCCGTGAGAATGCCCGCTGGATGGATCACCTGTTCAATGAATACGGTGTAGCGATTGTTGAGGGCTACCCCGACTGGGATGTGTACGACGGGGAGCTGACTTACGCCGCGGTTACACAGAATATGAAGGATGCCCTGGCCTTTATTCATACGCTGTATCAGGATAAGCTGCTCGATCAGGAAACGTTCCTGAACGATAAGTCTGCCTGGGACGGGAAAATCTATTCCGGCGTTGTGGGCAACTACTACCACTGGGGTGAAGGGGTCTATGGCTTCCTCGCCAGCATTGAGCAGGCAACCGGCGCCAAGGCTGACTATTCCGTCCTTCCGGTTCTGGAAGCACCAGGGTATGAAGGCAAAGGCTTTATCTCGACCAAGCGTACAGGCAGCCCGGCCTGGGTCGTCAGTGCCCAGCAGGATGAGGAGCATCTGATTGCCAGCCTGAAGCTGCTGGATGAGCTTGCCGACCAGTCCAAGTGGTCTGACCTCCGCTGGGGCCTTGAGGGCATGCACTACAAGGTGGAGAACGGTAAAAAAATCATGTTGCCGGAAGACCGCAGCGTCCAGCAGAACCGGCTGAACCCGTTCAACCAGTTCGCTGATCTGGAATTTGCCCAGAAGCTGATTCTGGAGAACGGCTCAGACAACGATATGTGGCAATACGAGCAGGCTGCGCGCAACATGGAGGAATCCCAGCAGTACGTCAAGGTTATCGGCGGGGATGGCCTGCCGAGCAGCGTGTATGACAACTACCCGGACATCAAGAACAACACGCTATGGTACGAATATGCAACCAAAATTGTGATCGGCACTTATCCGATTGAGAAATTCGATGAGTTTGTCGACAAGTGGTACAAATCCGGCGGTACTGAGGTTACGGAAAAAGCGCGTGAATGGTACGCGAGGGTTCATCAGTAAAGCAGCATGATCCGTTTATCTGTGGCAGAAGGGCGCCCTTATGCGGCGCCTTTCTTCTGCCGCTGCCAGGCTTACGACAGAGAAAGGGTGGAGGGAATCCCCAATGAACAAGGCATCAGGGCTCATTCAAAATATAAGACAATGCTGGCCGCTCTATCTCATGGTCATACCGGGTATTGCATTCTTTATTATTTTTAAATACATCCCGATCGGCGGCTCGGTAATCGCTTTTCAGGACTATTCGATCTTCAAGGGGATCACGCACAGCCCGTTTGTAGGCTTCAAAAATTTCAGTCTGCTGTTTGACTCACCGGATTTCTACCGCATCTTTACAAACACCTTATTGCTGGGGCTTATGAAGGTGGTGCTGATCTTTCCGGTTCCCATTGTGCTGTCCCTGCTTATTAATGAAGTGCGTAATTCCCTGCTGAAAAGAGGCGTGCAAACCGCCCTCTACATCCCGCATTTTCTGTCCTGGGTTATCATTGCGGGCATTACGTTCGATATTTTCTCCCTCAGCGGGATTTACAATACGGTCCGGGAATGGTTTGGCTACGGGTCCAACCTGCTGATGCAGCAGGAGCATTTCTTCCGGCCAATCTACGTTATAACCGGAATCTGGCGCGAAGCAGGCTGGGGAACGATCGTCTATCTGGCGGCCATCAGCTCCATGGACCCGAGTGTCTATGAATCGGCCGTCATCGACGGGGCTTCACGGTTCAAGCAGATCTTTTATATCACCCTGCCGCTGCTGCTGCCGACTATCGTTATCCTGTTCCTGCTGGACATCGGCAATTTCATGGAGCTGGGCTTTGATCAGGTGTACAACCTGCTGACCCCGATGACCTACTCAGTTGGCGATATCATTGATACCTTTGTGTACCGGACGGGGATTCAGGAAGCGCGTTACAGCTTCGCGACAGCCGTCGGATTGTTCCAGGCCGTGATCGGTTTCACACTGGTGTTTGGCTTTAACCGCTTATCCAAAAAAGTATCGGACGGGGGGCTCTGGTAATCATGATCCGGCTATCCTTTGGTGAAAAGGTATTTCAGACGGCAACCGTCATCTTTCTCTGTACCCTATCCGTCATTGCCCTAATTCCTTTAATTTCTGTACTTTCAGTCTCCTTCAGCTCCAAGCTGCCTGTCGAGATGAATCTGGTCACGCTGTGGCCGCGCGGCTTCACCCTGGATTCCTGGAAGTATATTGTAGGCCGGCCTGACCTGTGGAGGTCCTTCTTCATTACCTTGACCTCAACTGCGATCGGAACGGCGCTTTGTCTTCTTATAACAGCGTTAACCGCTTATCCTTTAGCTAAAAAAGAGTTCAAGCCGGGTACCATCATTATGATTGCTGCTGTTATAACCATGGTCTTCAAAGCACCGCTGATTCCGTATTTTCTGACCGTAAAAAGCATCGGACTTTACAATAATCCGCTTGTGCTGGTCATTCCGCATGTGCTGACGGCGTACAATCTGATTATTATGCGGACGTTCTTTCTGCAGTTTCCGAAGGAGCTGGAAGAAGCGGCTGTTGTAGAGGGGGCGGGCTATTTCCGGACCCTGTTCAGCCTGGTGCTTCCGCTGTCCAAGGCGGTACTCGCCACGCTGGGCCTGTTCTATGCCGTTGTAATCTGGAATCAGTTCCAGCATCCGCTGCTGTTCCTTCAGAACCCGGACTGGTTCCCGCTGCAGATCAAGATCAGACAGTTCATTACCAGTAACAACGAATTGCCGCTGGTTGGCAATGCGGCGCTGCTGAATTACAATGAAAGAACGCTGCGGGCCGTCACGATTGTGTTTGCGGTTATACCGATCCTGGCGGTGTATCCTTATCTTCAGAAGTATTTTGTGAAGGGAGCCATGCTCGGCTCTGTAAAGGGATAACGCAAATTCCGGCATGTGGAAGCAGGGGGCTGCATGTTCATCCAAAATATCATTCACCGCATCGGTGAGATGAAGCTGCGGAATAAGCTGATTATCAGCTATTTCGTGGCTTCTGTCGTTCCGATTCTCTTAATTAGCCTTACCATTTACCAGCTGTCGGCCAAAAGCGTTGAGGACGCTACCAGTGAATTTGCAGCCATGTATGTTTCACAGGCGACCATGAACCTGGACAGCTTTGTGGAGCGTCATGACCAGTCTACGAAATCGGTTTTTCTGGAAGAGGACATTATGGAGATTCTGTCCGGCCCGGAGCCGGACAATATGGATGAGCTGATCAATGACCGGGCAGCGATCCAGCGTTTTTTTGCCAGGATCACAACGACCTATACGGATATTGATACAGTGATGCTGGTCAATGCCGAAGGGACACTCTATCACTATACGAGGGCTCTGGACAGAGTCAGTGCAGAGGAGCTGGAGAGCCGGACCTGGTTCAAGCAGTCCCGTAATGAGAAGCGGCTGTTTCTGACCCCGGTCCATGACCGGTCGTACTACAGCCGTAACAAGGAAGGGGCTGCTTTCACGGTCGGACGGGTGCTTTGGAATTTTAACGGCTCTTACGCCGGTATGATCCTGCTCGATATGAACCCTGACAAGCTGATTGCCCTGAGCGATGATTTCCGCCTGCTGGGCAACAAGTACGACATCCGGCTTATTATCACGAATCCGGAGGGCGGGATTCTCTATCATTCCGGTGCGGCGACCGGCAAAGTCTCCTGGGATCCGCTTATCGGCCAGGTTTACCCGCCGGAAGGCTCCGGGAAGGATGAAATCATCCTGTCGAGAACGGCGAATGCAGAGCAGCTGCTGGTCAGAGCCGAGATTCCGCTAAACAAGCTGCTGGCCAAGATCCGCAGCATCAAGCATGTGACGATGGTGTCAATCATCATCAGCCTGCTGTTTATCTTCCTGATCTCGGTGTTATTCAGCTACCGGATAACGAAGCCGATTATTAATCTGCGCCGCAGCATGAAGCAGGTGGAGATGGGCCAGTATTCCCTGCTGCCGGCGGGCTCCGGCTCCCATGATGAAATTAACGGCCTGGTTCAAAGCTATAACAAAATGATTGTCGTTATTAAAGAGCTTATTGAAGACGTTTACATCGCCGGGCTAAAGCGCAAGCAGGCGCAGTTCCTTGCGCTGCAGTCCCAGATTAATCCACACATGCTCTATAACACGCTTGAATCGATCCGGATGAAGGCGGTCGTTAAGCAGCAGAACGATATTGCTGAGATGATCAAGATTCTGGCCCGCATGTTCCGCCTGTCGATGGGCAAGGACAGGGACAGCAATCTGGTCAGGCATGAGGTCGAATATGCAGCCCATTATATTTTTCTGCAGAATATCCGTTATGACAACAGGTTCATCCTGGATGTACAGCTCAGTGACCGCGTGCTGGACACGCCCGTTATCCCGCTTGTCTTTCAGCCGATTGTGGAGAACAGCATTAAGCACGGCTTCCGGAATTACGCCAGGCAGCTCCATATCCGGATTGAGGAGCATATCCTCGAATCAGGAGATGTGCGGATCCGGTTCATTGATGACGGAGGGGTATTGACGGAGCAGCAGGCCCGGGATATTAATCAGCAGCTGCAAAGGATTAATTTTACGGCGTACGATCCTGAAGAGGAGAACGGGCCGGATACAGAGCAGGGCATTGGCCTGCGCAATATTGCGGAACGGCTGAAGCTGCAGTACGGGGAACGGTATGAATTGGTTATTTATGCCGGTGACAGGATAGGCACCGTTGTCGAGCTGATCATTCCGCTGGCCGGATAAGCATTGCACAGCTGGGGGGACTTCACGATGTATAATATTATTTTGGTAGATGATGAAATGGGTATTATCGAAGGGCTGAAGGTGATCATTGGCGCCTATTTACCGGAGTGCCGGGTAATTGGCTCCGCTAATGACGGAACGGAGGGCTACCGGCTTATTTTGCAGCAGTGTCCTGATATTGTGATCACGGATATCCGCATGCTGGAGCGTGACGGCCTGGAAATGATCGAAAGCCTGACGGCGAAGGGCGTCTCTGCGAAGTTCATCATCCTCAGCGGATATTCGGAGTTCGAATATGCCCGTAAAGGGATGCAGCTTGGCGTCAAGAGCTATCTGACCAAGCCCATAGAAGAGACTGAGCTGCAGCAGTGTGTCAGAAAGGTAATCCGGGAAATCGAGACTGCAAGGACACAGGAGGAGCTGAAAAGAACAGACGCACTGACCTCCTCCGGACAAACGGCTGACCCGGAGCCTGACCCGAAGAAGAGAGATGTAATTGCGGAAATCAAACAGTACCTGATTGAGAATTACGACCAGAACGTCAGTCTGGCCGATCTGTCCAGCCGGTTCTATCTGCATCTTAATTATCTCAGCTCCCTTTTCAAAGAGAAAACCGGACAGACCTACCTCGAATATGTCTCCATGATCCGCATCGAGAAGGCGAAGCAGCTGCTGGCGGACAGTGAGCTGAAGATTTACGAGGTCGGCCAGAAGGTCGGCTATTATGACACAACGCATTTCTCCAAAGTGTTCGAGAAAATCGCCGGCTGTAAGCCCAGTGAATACCGCAGGATGCAGCAGAAAAGATAATGAATCCACATTTATATGAATTCAGCCTCACTGTTTCTTAAAAGCTGTTGCCAAAAAACCGGACTTGGGAGTACATTCATACTGCGAGTATAGAAGCTTGGAAGGAAGGTTACTAACGGTATGACAGAAACCATTCAGGTACATAGAGCAACGGAGGATAATGTAAAACTCATCGGGCGGACGCATTATTATAAGGAGGTGCGGTGGCTGGCTCTCTCCGGTAGCGGCGTTGAGTTCACCTTTTACGGCCGGAAAGCGGAAATTACGCTGCAGGCGGATGCCATAGCCCTTACCGGCAATAACCTGGCCCGGATCGCAATCTGTGTAAATGGCGTGCGCGTGATTGATGATCAGCTTAACCAGCCGGTGGTTACGTACACTGTGTTTGAAAGCGACACCGAGCAGGAGGTTACTGTATCCGTCATCAAGCTGTCCGAGGCGGCAATGTCGACCGCAGGGATTCAGGCCATCACCGTCGATGCTGCGGAAGGCATTAAGCCGGCTCCGGCTGGCATACATTCAATCGAATTTATCGGCGATTCCATTACCTGCGGCTATGGCGTGGATGATGAGGACGGGACGCACTCTTTTAGCACAGCTACTGAAGATGTTACCAAGGCCTATGCGTATCTGACTGCCCAGAGGCTTCAGGTAGACTACAGTATGGTATCCTACAGCGGATATGGCATCATCACAGGCTATACGGAAAATGATCAGAAGCTGCTTACACATCTGCTTCCGGATTACTATGAGAAGGTAGGGAAATCCGAGGGAAGATTTGCTGATGCTTTTCTTCCCCAGGAGCTTCCCTGGGATTTCAACAGGCTTGTACCCGACCTGATCGTTATTAATCTGGGTACAAATGATGATTCCTATACCAAAGATGATCCCGGCCGGCAAGCTGAGTACGCCCGGGAATATACCGGGTTTCTACGAACAGTCCGGCGCTGTAATCCGCATGCGAAGATCCTGTGCACGCTGGGAATCATGGGGGATAGACTGTATCCTTATGTGGAGCAGGCAGTCAGCCGATATTCTGCTGAATCCGGCGACACCAATCTTTCTACGATGAAGTTTGAAGTGCAGCAGGCGGCAGACGGTTATGCTTCGGACTCTCACCCGTCCGGGGTTACTCATCATAAAGCGGCTGATAAGCTGGCTGCTCATATCCTAGAGCTTATGAATTGGGAATAAATCAAAAGGAGGCCTGCGGAAACCGCAGGCCTCTTAAAGCAATAATCAGTTGAACATATCCTGAAGTCCCGGACTATGCTCGTT
Proteins encoded:
- a CDS encoding SGNH/GDSL hydrolase family protein; amino-acid sequence: MTETIQVHRATEDNVKLIGRTHYYKEVRWLALSGSGVEFTFYGRKAEITLQADAIALTGNNLARIAICVNGVRVIDDQLNQPVVTYTVFESDTEQEVTVSVIKLSEAAMSTAGIQAITVDAAEGIKPAPAGIHSIEFIGDSITCGYGVDDEDGTHSFSTATEDVTKAYAYLTAQRLQVDYSMVSYSGYGIITGYTENDQKLLTHLLPDYYEKVGKSEGRFADAFLPQELPWDFNRLVPDLIVINLGTNDDSYTKDDPGRQAEYAREYTGFLRTVRRCNPHAKILCTLGIMGDRLYPYVEQAVSRYSAESGDTNLSTMKFEVQQAADGYASDSHPSGVTHHKAADKLAAHILELMNWE
- a CDS encoding glycoside hydrolase family 43 protein, which codes for MTMIHNPVLKGFNPDPSMLRVGDDYYIATSTFEWAPGVQIHHSRDLVNWRLLTHPLTRPSQLDLIGVPNSGGVWAPCLSHDGEKFYLIYSNVKSMTGVYKDTPNYLVTAASIEGPWSEPVYLNSSGFDPSLFHDEDGRKWLLNMVWDHRKGKNRFHGIHLQEYSVAEEKLVGTAKLIFTGTELGCTEGPHVYKKGGYYYLMLAEGGTGYSHAVTVARSAKLDGPYEVDPVNPILTSKGKPELALQKAGHGSLIETQTGEWFLAHLCARPLNEAGECSLGRETALQRCSWTEDGWLRVADPAMSPQTAVQPPDLPPHVFAAEEACDPFESERLSVHLSTLRDYPDGSWLSLTERPGWLRLQGRESLNSLHRQSLAARRLESFHASFETCMEFQPEHFQQMAGLVAYYNTESNYYLHMTADEEKGTVLQLSSTVQGRYDECLQEPLALNGITRLGLKVVFDGPGLQFYYSLDGEEWQSIGPKLDAGRLSDEAATIGENGYFRSWGFTGTFVGLCVQDLSGGRRHADFDYFSVQQ
- a CDS encoding cache domain-containing sensor histidine kinase, which gives rise to MFIQNIIHRIGEMKLRNKLIISYFVASVVPILLISLTIYQLSAKSVEDATSEFAAMYVSQATMNLDSFVERHDQSTKSVFLEEDIMEILSGPEPDNMDELINDRAAIQRFFARITTTYTDIDTVMLVNAEGTLYHYTRALDRVSAEELESRTWFKQSRNEKRLFLTPVHDRSYYSRNKEGAAFTVGRVLWNFNGSYAGMILLDMNPDKLIALSDDFRLLGNKYDIRLIITNPEGGILYHSGAATGKVSWDPLIGQVYPPEGSGKDEIILSRTANAEQLLVRAEIPLNKLLAKIRSIKHVTMVSIIISLLFIFLISVLFSYRITKPIINLRRSMKQVEMGQYSLLPAGSGSHDEINGLVQSYNKMIVVIKELIEDVYIAGLKRKQAQFLALQSQINPHMLYNTLESIRMKAVVKQQNDIAEMIKILARMFRLSMGKDRDSNLVRHEVEYAAHYIFLQNIRYDNRFILDVQLSDRVLDTPVIPLVFQPIVENSIKHGFRNYARQLHIRIEEHILESGDVRIRFIDDGGVLTEQQARDINQQLQRINFTAYDPEEENGPDTEQGIGLRNIAERLKLQYGERYELVIYAGDRIGTVVELIIPLAG
- a CDS encoding response regulator transcription factor, encoding MYNIILVDDEMGIIEGLKVIIGAYLPECRVIGSANDGTEGYRLILQQCPDIVITDIRMLERDGLEMIESLTAKGVSAKFIILSGYSEFEYARKGMQLGVKSYLTKPIEETELQQCVRKVIREIETARTQEELKRTDALTSSGQTADPEPDPKKRDVIAEIKQYLIENYDQNVSLADLSSRFYLHLNYLSSLFKEKTGQTYLEYVSMIRIEKAKQLLADSELKIYEVGQKVGYYDTTHFSKVFEKIAGCKPSEYRRMQQKR
- a CDS encoding ABC transporter substrate-binding protein translates to MVSRKQLFNLTLAGMLSIGILSACGSNGNSGNGAPGGTPADGAAATAAADTPATDGTDSAKTVDLNVWWVNSGFKGIDKDSPLYKDYAERLGVGVISPYVEWNGGTEYLNQLNLKIAAGEIPNLFQPWNGIENDLAKNGAIADLTELLPEYAPNMWKLVPEDVWNVIKANDPTGQGHIYWIPSVNAYEKTTGLIRKDWLDNLGLQMPTTQEEYVKVLKAFRDQDPNGNGKADEVPTGGRENARWMDHLFNEYGVAIVEGYPDWDVYDGELTYAAVTQNMKDALAFIHTLYQDKLLDQETFLNDKSAWDGKIYSGVVGNYYHWGEGVYGFLASIEQATGAKADYSVLPVLEAPGYEGKGFISTKRTGSPAWVVSAQQDEEHLIASLKLLDELADQSKWSDLRWGLEGMHYKVENGKKIMLPEDRSVQQNRLNPFNQFADLEFAQKLILENGSDNDMWQYEQAARNMEESQQYVKVIGGDGLPSSVYDNYPDIKNNTLWYEYATKIVIGTYPIEKFDEFVDKWYKSGGTEVTEKAREWYARVHQ
- a CDS encoding ABC transporter permease, whose translation is MNKASGLIQNIRQCWPLYLMVIPGIAFFIIFKYIPIGGSVIAFQDYSIFKGITHSPFVGFKNFSLLFDSPDFYRIFTNTLLLGLMKVVLIFPVPIVLSLLINEVRNSLLKRGVQTALYIPHFLSWVIIAGITFDIFSLSGIYNTVREWFGYGSNLLMQQEHFFRPIYVITGIWREAGWGTIVYLAAISSMDPSVYESAVIDGASRFKQIFYITLPLLLPTIVILFLLDIGNFMELGFDQVYNLLTPMTYSVGDIIDTFVYRTGIQEARYSFATAVGLFQAVIGFTLVFGFNRLSKKVSDGGLW
- a CDS encoding carbohydrate ABC transporter permease codes for the protein MIRLSFGEKVFQTATVIFLCTLSVIALIPLISVLSVSFSSKLPVEMNLVTLWPRGFTLDSWKYIVGRPDLWRSFFITLTSTAIGTALCLLITALTAYPLAKKEFKPGTIIMIAAVITMVFKAPLIPYFLTVKSIGLYNNPLVLVIPHVLTAYNLIIMRTFFLQFPKELEEAAVVEGAGYFRTLFSLVLPLSKAVLATLGLFYAVVIWNQFQHPLLFLQNPDWFPLQIKIRQFITSNNELPLVGNAALLNYNERTLRAVTIVFAVIPILAVYPYLQKYFVKGAMLGSVKG